The following coding sequences are from one Haliotis asinina isolate JCU_RB_2024 chromosome 3, JCU_Hal_asi_v2, whole genome shotgun sequence window:
- the LOC137276801 gene encoding G-protein coupled receptor 84-like, translating to MAAYELTYFNDTVKGDNSTLAQALDPMIILQSLNHKKSILLAPAIAYTVVLMTIGVIGNPIAIFIYAFRWPRTTTKCFLLCLAVLDLCNCLITMPTEIALMVNFYYFNNSVICKISRFTTYTMNNASVFVLLVVAIDRFIRICLPHDQPISIRGSKIACGVSVIVGVGVSWPALVIYGRKNVDIPIPGGPVITGVMCQVEQKYSTTPYPLAFMIYLWVAFCVIAVVMAAIYIMIGREIIKRKRMKKQRGATTSSHLKKLRNESASITNNDSTATSPLTSPPCTFPTSPTTPPTSIPSNDSTNSAATLLKGRLPALSTFKLSKGKLRPGKTTVMLFAITMVYILSFLPFLIIGIIRLQIGARFYKNLSGPEEVAVNIFLRSYLVNNCANPIVYGLCNSQFRKEFTDLFRFRCKKQSSGL from the coding sequence ATGGCCGCTTATGAATTGACGTATTTCAATGACACCGTAAAGGGTGACAACTCTACTCTTGCTCAGGCACTGGACCCGATGATAATTTTACAATCGCTCAACCACAAGAAATCCATTCTCTTGGCACCTGCGATAGCGTACACTGTCGTGCTCATGACTATCGGGGTTATTGGAAACCCAATTGCCATTTTTATCTACGCCTTTCGTTGGCCGCGAACGACCACCAAGTGCTTTTTACTCTGCCTCGCTGTGTTGGATTTATGCAACTGTCTCATCACCATGCCAACAGAGATAGCCCTAATGGTGAACTTTTATTACTTCAATAACAGCGTGATTTGTAAAATATCCCGTTTCACCACTTATACGATGAACAATGCTTCGGTTTTCGTGCTCCTTGTTGTAGCCATCGACCGGTTTATTAGGATATGTTTGCCTCACGATCAGCCAATCAGCATCAGAGGATCGAAGATTGCATGTGGCGTTTCTGTGATTGTGGGAGTCGGCGTGTCATGGCCTGCCCTCGTGATTTACGGTCGGAAAAACGTGGATATTCCTATTCCCGGTGGCCCGGTAATAACAGGCGTTATGTGTCAGGTAGAACAGAAATATTCCACAACGCCTTATCCTCTCGCGTTCATGATCTACCTGTGGGTGGCATTCTGCGTGATCGCAGTCGTCATGGCGGCAATATATATTATGAtaggaagggagataatcaagAGGAAAAGGATGAAGAAGCAACGCGGGGCTACGACGTCATCGCATCTTAAGAAATTACGTAACGAGAGCGCAAGCATCACTAATAACGACTCCACCGCAACGTCACCACTAACATCACCCCCGTGTACATTTCCCACTTCGCCGACAACGCCACCGACCAGCATTCCGAGCAATGACAGCACCAACAGCGCCGCCACATTACTCAAGGGCAGACTACCCGCTCTGTCGACATTCAAACTCAGCAAAGGCAAATTACGTCCAGGAAAGACAACCGTTATGTTATTCGCCATAACTATGGTCTACATCTTGAGTTTTCTCCCCTTTCTCATCATAGGAATAATTCGATTGCAGATCGGGGCCAGGTTTTATAAGAACTTAAGCGGACCAGAAGAAGTGGCTGTTAACATATTTCTTAGATCCTATTTGGTGAACAACTGCGCCAATCCTATCGTATATGGACTCTGCAACTCTCAGTTTAGAAAGGAGTTTACAGACTTGTTCAGATTCCGGTGTAAAAAGCAAAGTTCGGGGTTGTAA